The genomic segment TATCGGAAAGCGACGCGCGCTGCGACAGGAACAGCACGCCGTATTGATAACCGCGCACGATGCCGCGCACCGCGCCCACGCATTGCCCTTGCGCCGTGTTGTCGGACTTCGCGGCGCACTGCTGCGCGAGCGCGTAGGCGGAAAAGCTAGGGTCGGCGGCGCCGGGCGTCGGGGCTTGCGGTGCGGTTTGCGCGTGCGCGGCCATCGCGACGCTGAAGGCGAACGTGCTGAGCGCGACGGAAAGGGCGGGTTTCATCGATGGAATCCTCGTTGTTGTGGACAGTGTCCCCTGAGAGGCGCGCGCGGCCGCTTTGGTTCCGCTCGGGTTCCCGATGAAGCCGCCTTCCTCTTGCGCGTAGTCAGTCCGCCTGACGTTGCAGCGCGCGCAATTCGTCGACGGGAATGTGGCAATGAATCGCGTGGCCATCGCCGGCGTCGCGGCACGGCGGTGTTTCGGTCTCGCAGATCGCGCCGATCTTGCGCCCGCAGCGCGTATGGAACACGCAGCCCGTGGGCGGATTCGCCGCGCTCGGCAATTCGCCCGATAAA from the Caballeronia sp. NK8 genome contains:
- a CDS encoding Rap1a/Tai family immunity protein, yielding MAAHAQTAPQAPTPGAADPSFSAYALAQQCAAKSDNTAQGQCVGAVRGIVRGYQYGVLFLSQRASLSDNDTKRVSLCLTDTKVSSIVDDFLADAKQVNEADLRRTPAEVAVLGSVHAHHACT